From the genome of Candidatus Binatia bacterium, one region includes:
- a CDS encoding SDR family oxidoreductase, protein MNLDGKAAVITGGGTGVGRATALMLAGRGCSVAVNYSKSKQAAEETAAEARALGVRAIAVQADVAADDDCRRLAATATAELGRIDVLVANAGTTEFIAHHELDRLTPQVWQRILGVNLIGPFQCARAVKAAMDSAGGGAIVMTSSIAGTNGVGSSIPYCASKAALNNLTLTLARALGPSIRVNAVAPGFIRGRWLQEGYGESYEMIEQLATARAVLKKVCEPEDVAAAIVALVTNDLITGQVHIIDGGLTIGQ, encoded by the coding sequence ATGAATCTGGACGGAAAAGCTGCAGTCATAACGGGCGGCGGGACCGGTGTCGGACGGGCGACGGCCCTGATGCTGGCCGGCCGGGGCTGCTCGGTCGCGGTCAACTACTCGAAGTCGAAGCAGGCCGCGGAGGAGACAGCCGCCGAAGCGCGCGCCCTCGGCGTCCGGGCAATCGCCGTCCAGGCCGACGTCGCCGCCGACGACGACTGCCGCCGCCTCGCTGCGACCGCCACGGCCGAGCTTGGTCGCATCGACGTACTGGTCGCCAATGCCGGCACCACCGAATTCATCGCGCACCACGAGCTCGACCGCCTGACGCCGCAAGTCTGGCAGCGCATCCTCGGCGTCAATCTCATCGGGCCTTTTCAATGCGCGCGCGCCGTGAAGGCGGCGATGGATTCGGCCGGCGGCGGCGCGATCGTCATGACCTCGAGCATCGCGGGCACCAACGGCGTCGGATCGTCGATCCCGTACTGCGCGTCCAAGGCCGCGCTCAACAACCTGACGCTGACGCTGGCACGCGCGCTCGGCCCTTCCATCCGCGTCAATGCCGTCGCACCGGGCTTCATCCGCGGGCGCTGGCTCCAGGAAGGCTACGGCGAGAGCTACGAGATGATCGAGCAGCTCGCCACGGCGCGTGCGGTGCTGAAGAAAGTGTGCGAGCCGGAAGACGTCGCCGCCGCAATCGTTGCGCTCGTCACCAACGACCTCATCACCGGACAGGTGCACATCATCGACGGAGGGCTGACGATCGGGCAGTGA
- a CDS encoding aminotransferase class I/II-fold pyridoxal phosphate-dependent enzyme: MTEKKDEVPVSSQALLTMKEVAARTGLHLKSVYRLAERGQLRTVRVGNRTLRVPASALADLASGRDDQQEAGPVPGAEADVSQEQGAVPSRRRGPMQPVLKSDKLRSVCYDIRGPVLARAKQMEDEGQRVIKLNIGNPAAFGFRAPEEIVQDVIHNLPDASGYCDSKGLFAARKAIMHYTQTKGVRGVTIEDIYIGNGVSELISMTMNALLNNGDEVLIPAPDYPLWTAAVTLSGGTPRHYLCDESKGWIPDLADLRSKITSRTRALVVINPNNPTGVLYPDSVLRELVAIAREHGLIIYADEIYDKVLFDGLRHTAISTLTGDLLCLTFGGLSKNWRACGYRSGWCIVTGDKSQARDYIEGLDILASMRLCANVPGQHAIQTALGGYQSIDDLVAPGGRLTRQRDLAWEMLTAIPGVTCVKPQAAMYLFPRLDPEIYPIEDDEQFVLEFLSEEKVLVVQGTGFNWPSHDHLRVVFLPNPDDLTEAIGRFARFLEGYRQRHAGHRARKAAAGTEATAVA; encoded by the coding sequence GTGACGGAAAAGAAAGACGAAGTCCCGGTCTCATCCCAGGCGCTGCTGACGATGAAAGAGGTGGCCGCCCGCACCGGCCTGCACCTCAAATCCGTCTACCGCCTGGCCGAGCGCGGCCAGCTTCGCACCGTGCGAGTCGGAAACCGCACGCTGCGCGTCCCGGCCAGCGCTCTTGCCGACCTCGCGTCGGGCCGAGACGACCAGCAGGAGGCCGGGCCGGTGCCCGGCGCGGAGGCAGACGTGTCCCAAGAACAAGGCGCAGTTCCTTCCCGTCGTCGCGGCCCGATGCAACCGGTCCTCAAGTCCGACAAGCTGCGGAGCGTCTGTTACGACATCCGCGGTCCGGTGCTCGCCCGCGCCAAGCAGATGGAGGACGAGGGCCAGCGCGTCATCAAGCTGAACATCGGCAACCCGGCCGCATTCGGATTCCGCGCGCCCGAGGAGATCGTCCAGGACGTCATCCACAACCTTCCCGACGCGTCGGGCTACTGCGATTCGAAGGGGCTGTTCGCGGCGCGCAAGGCGATCATGCACTACACGCAGACCAAGGGCGTGCGTGGAGTGACGATCGAAGACATCTACATCGGCAACGGCGTGAGCGAGCTGATCTCGATGACGATGAACGCGCTGCTGAACAACGGCGACGAAGTGCTGATCCCCGCACCCGACTACCCGCTGTGGACCGCCGCGGTCACGCTCTCCGGAGGCACGCCGCGCCACTACCTGTGCGACGAGAGCAAGGGCTGGATTCCCGACCTTGCCGACCTGCGCTCGAAGATCACGTCGCGCACCCGTGCGCTGGTCGTCATCAATCCCAACAATCCGACCGGCGTGCTTTACCCCGACAGCGTGCTGCGCGAGCTCGTCGCGATCGCGCGCGAGCACGGCCTGATCATCTACGCCGACGAGATCTACGACAAGGTCCTCTTCGACGGGCTGCGGCACACGGCGATCTCCACGCTGACCGGTGACCTGCTGTGCCTCACCTTCGGCGGCCTGTCGAAGAACTGGCGCGCCTGCGGTTACCGCTCGGGCTGGTGCATCGTCACCGGCGACAAGAGCCAGGCGCGCGACTACATCGAAGGCCTCGACATCCTGGCGTCGATGCGTCTTTGCGCGAACGTCCCGGGGCAGCACGCGATCCAGACGGCGCTCGGAGGATACCAGAGCATCGACGATCTCGTCGCTCCGGGCGGCCGCCTGACGCGCCAGCGCGACCTTGCGTGGGAAATGCTGACGGCCATCCCTGGTGTGACCTGCGTCAAACCGCAGGCGGCGATGTACCTGTTCCCGCGCCTGGACCCGGAGATCTATCCGATCGAGGACGACGAGCAGTTCGTGCTCGAGTTCCTGTCGGAGGAAAAGGTGCTCGTGGTGCAGGGCACCGGCTTCAACTGGCCGTCCCACGATCATCTTCGCGTCGTGTTCCTGCCCAACCCCGACGACCTCACCGAGGCCATCGGGCGCTTCGCGCGCTTCCTCGAGGGGTACCGCCAACGCCACGCCGGCCACCGCGCGCGCAAGGCGGCGGCGGGCACCGAGGCCACCGCGGTGGCCTGA